The DNA region ATTTCGCGAAAAATATTTAGCGCCCACTTTGGTCATCTAGCGGTGATTTTTGTTTGGTTAAGCGGAATGTATTTCCATGGAGCTCGCTTTTCCAACTACGAAGCTTGGCTTACAGACCCCACCGTAATTAAGCCTAGTGCGCAGGTAGTTTGGCCCATTGTAGGTCAAGATATTCTTAATGCTGATGTAGGTGGTGGTTTCCATGGAATCCAAATCACATCGGGTTTCTTCTATCTTTGGAGAGCTTCTGGTTTTACCAACAGCTTCCAGCTATACTGCACTGCTATTGGCGGTTTGGTAATGGCAGCTCTAATGATCTTTGCTGGCTGGTTCCATTACCACAAAAGAGCTCCTAAGCTAGAGTGGTTCCAAAACGTGGAATCGATGATGAACCATCATTTAGCTGGTTTATTAGGCTTAGGCTGTCTTAGCTGGGCTGGGCACCAGATCCACGTATCTCTGCCAATCAACAAAATGTTGGATGCAGGAGTCGCAGCAGCAGATATTCCTCTGCCACACGAGTTTATCTTGAATAGAGATTTGATGGCGGAGTTATATCCTAGTTTTGCCGAAGGGTTAAGACCTTTCTTTACTCTTAACTGGGGTGTATATTCTGACTTCTTGACTTTTAAAGGCGGCTTGAATCCTGTAACTGGTGGCTTATGGTTATCTGATACGGCGCATCACCATTTAGCTCTTGCTGTACTGTTTATTATTGCTGGTCATATGTACCGTACCAACTTTGGTATTGGTCACAGCATGAAAGAAATTTTAGATGGTCACAAAGGCGATCCTTTATTGTTTGGTGGAGAAGGTCACAGAGGTTTATATGAAATTTTGACAACCTCTTGGCATGCACAGCTAGCAGTTAACTTAGCAATGCTAGGTTCACTAACAATCATTGTTGCCCAGCATATGTACGCGATGCCTCCATATCCCTATATGGCGACCGACTATGCTACTCAGATATCGCTGTTTACTCACCATATGTGGATCGGTGCCTTCTTGATTGTTGGTGCGGGAGCGCATGCCGCAATCTATATGGTGCGGGATTATGACCCAGCGAAGAATGTTAATAACGTAGTTGACCGCGTACTTCGCGTTCGCGATGCAATTATTTCTCATCTTAACTGGGTATGTATTTTCCTTGGCTTCCACAGCTTTGGTCTATACATTCACAACGACACCATGAGAGCTTTGGGTCGTCCCCAAGATATGTTCTCGGATAAAGCAATTCAGCTACAGCCAATCTTTG from Coleofasciculaceae cyanobacterium includes:
- the psaA gene encoding photosystem I core protein PsaA; translated protein: MTISPQKDEAKVKVTVDVDPTPTSFEKWGKPGHFDRTLARGPKTTAWIWNLHADVHDFDSHTSDLEDISRKIFSAHFGHLAVIFVWLSGMYFHGARFSNYEAWLTDPTVIKPSAQVVWPIVGQDILNADVGGGFHGIQITSGFFYLWRASGFTNSFQLYCTAIGGLVMAALMIFAGWFHYHKRAPKLEWFQNVESMMNHHLAGLLGLGCLSWAGHQIHVSLPINKMLDAGVAAADIPLPHEFILNRDLMAELYPSFAEGLRPFFTLNWGVYSDFLTFKGGLNPVTGGLWLSDTAHHHLALAVLFIIAGHMYRTNFGIGHSMKEILDGHKGDPLLFGGEGHRGLYEILTTSWHAQLAVNLAMLGSLTIIVAQHMYAMPPYPYMATDYATQISLFTHHMWIGAFLIVGAGAHAAIYMVRDYDPAKNVNNVVDRVLRVRDAIISHLNWVCIFLGFHSFGLYIHNDTMRALGRPQDMFSDKAIQLQPIFAQWVQNLHTLAPGNTAPTALEPASYVFGGDVIAVGGKVAMMPIALGTADFMVHHIHAFTIHVTALILLKGVLYARSSRLIPDKANLGFRFPCDGPGRGGTCQVSAWDHVFLGLFWMYNSISIVIFHFSWKMQSDVWGTVAPDGTVSHITAGNFAQSAICINGWLRDFLWAQASQVINTYGTALSAYGLMFLAGHFVFAFSLMFLFSGRGYWQELIESIVWAHNKLKVAPAIQPRALSITQGRAVGVAHYLLGGIVTTWAFFLARTLSL